The sequence CACCCCTCTGATATAACTATTAGAAGGGTGCTAATTTTATTTTTTATTATACGATTCATGTAGCATACGAATAGATTCTTCTTCTGAGTCTGCCTCAATCCCTAACTCTTTCATCACGCGTTTAACCTCATTAATATCTAAAGCCAATGTCGTTTCTGCTGGTGACGAAGGCACTGGTAGAGTAAGGATTTTAGTTACATAAGCTGCATTGCATGCTTCAATAAAACGGTTATAAAGAATGTTAGTTTCTCTTTGGAACGTCACTAATGGATCAATTTGCCCATAAGCTCTTAATCCAATACCTTCCTTAATTGCCTCAACTTGATAAAGATAATCGATCCATTGTTCATCTATCGTTTCAATAAACATTTCACGCTCCATTTGATTAATTGAATAAGCATTAAAACGCAAACGATTCTCATTATACCATTTCAGCATAAACGTTACACCCTCACGTTTACCCATATCAACTAGTTCATCGACCGGTAGTGGCAAAGCGATACCATCAAACAAATCAAAAATAGCAACTTTTTTTGCTTCATCTGTCTTTTCTTTTATAAATATCGTTGTCAAAATTTCTTCCATAATTGCTTCAGTAAAAGCTTTTGTTGTTGTCATATCTAAAATTTTGCGTCTTTCAGCATAAACTGTCTGACTTTGAACATGTAAAATTTCATCGTATTGCAACAATTGTTTACGCACATCAAAATTATGTGCTTCCATTGCTTCTTGAGCATTACGCATTAACTTTTTGATGAATTTACCTTTAAGTGGTTGATAGGTCAGTTCTCGTTTTTTTAATTTGTAGCGTTCCCATCGTTTACTATCAAATTGCTTCAGAAGCTCGTCTTCTAACGATAAAATAAATTTGCTGTAACCTGGATCACCACGACGGCCTGAACGACCAATTAATTGTAAATCAATGCGACGACTATCAAAACGAGAGGCTCCAATCACACATAAGCCACCGCGTTTTAAAGATGCTTGATCTAATTTAATATCTGTACCGCGACCTGCCATATTGGTTGCTATGGTCACCGTTCCTACAGTCCCAGCTTTTGATATAATAGCTGCTTCTAATCGATGATTTTTAGCATTTAAAATGTTATACGGGATGCCTTCAATGTTAAGTAATTCCCCAAGCCACTCACTATCTTGAATAGAATTAGTACCTACTAAAGACGGTCTACCTTCTTTCAAATTGTGATAAACTTCTTGTACTATTGCTTTTCCTTGCTCTTCTCGTGTTCGATATATTTCCTCTGCTTTATCTTTACGATTTATTCTCATGTTGGTCGGGATGACCACAACATCCAAATTATAAATATTATGAAATTCTTCTGCCTCTGTTGATGCAGTTCCAGTCATACCAGATACTTTTTGATACATTCTAAAATAGTTTTGAATCGTAATCGTTGCTAAAGTTGTTGATTCATAGTTAATTTCAACACTTTCTTTTGCTTCAAGCGCTTGATGAATACCATCATTATAACGACGGCCTGGTATTGCTCGACCAGTATTTTCATCCACGATGACAACTTTACCATCCATTACAACATAGTTTTTATCCTTTTTCATTAAAATATGTGCTCTCAGAGCTGTCATTGTTGCGCGTATTAAATGTTGATTCTCTGAAGAAAACAAATCTTTCACTTGCCAAAAATACTCTGATTTTTCAATACCATTTTCTGACAACCATACTGTATGATGAATTTCATCAAAATTATAGTCTGACTGATTAAATGTTGACAACAAGCGGTTGGCACGTTGATATAAAGATAAATCTTCTGTTTTAGTACTTGAGATAATTAACGGTGTCCGTGCTTCGTCAATTAGAATAGAGTCTGCTTCATCTAATAAAACAAAATCCAATCCAGTCTGAACACGATCTTCGTTGTTTTTTATCATATTATCTCGCAGATAATCAAAGCCGAATTCTGAAGCCGTGCCATAAATAACATCACCTTCATAAATCGCTTTTTTTTCTCCGATGGATGCTTCAGCTATATTTAAAGTAACCGTTAAACCCATAAATTCAAGGATACGTCCAATTTCTTCCCGGTCTCTTTCAGCAAGATATGTATTTGCAGTCATAAGATGTACTTTATTCCCTTTTAAAACTTCTGAATACAATACAAATAATGATACGAGCGTCTTTCCTTCACCCGTTTTCATTTCAGCAATACAACCATCCTCGAGTGCAAGTGCTCCTATAAGCTGCACATAAGCCGCTTCAAAACCAATAACACGGTGGATCGCTTCACGCAGTAAGGCAAAAGATTTCACAAGATCATCCTCAGTTAAGGGTTGACCTTCTTTATATTTAATTCGCCAAAAGGCTGTTTGTTCACTAAATTCACTATCATCAAAATAAGTATAGAGTTTACTTTGCTTCAAAACACGACGGGCTAGACGGCGGTATTCTGTCATCTGTTTATTATGTTTACCAATGTTCATAGTTTAATACCCTCCTGATTGCTACTCTTTCATTATACAATGATTAAAATTTAAATGGTATTTTTATATTATAATATCTAATAACTTACCATTGTTGCATCAATAATTATACTTTTCAATACAATAATGCGATATAACTCATAAATATATGACATATTATTCAATTTCAAGTCGAAATTAATTAGGTCTTAAGACCCTTAAATATTTCAAGTATGTGACATTCGTTGTAATTATGTTCTTTTCACTGTAGAATTAGTATGTAGATTGAATGTTATGATGAGATAGGTTTATTTCAAATTATTAGCATTACAATTATTTGTACATGAACACACTATTACGAGCATGAAAGGGAGAGAGAAAACATGAAAAAATTAACGTTATCTTTAGCTTCAGCTAGTATCGCTGCAACATCTATTGTAGCACCAACAGCAGCGGCAGCCTCAACCGATATCACAGTTGAAAAGAACGATACACTTTGGGACTTGGCAAATAAACATAAAACAACCGTAAAAGATTTAAAAGAGATTAACAATTTAGACTCAGATAATATCCAAATCGGTCAACAATTAAAAGTGGCACAAAATAAAGACACATATGTCGTTAAAAGTGGTGATTCTCTTTGGAAGATCGCTCAAGCAAACCATACTTCTGTTGAAGAATTAAAAAACATCAATAAGTTAACATCTAATACTATTTTTGTTAATCAAAAATTAGAGATACCAGGAATTGATTATGTAATGGATACGACAGCTGTTGTTCAAAAAACATCAGACGTTTCAACCTCTGCACAAACTCCTGTTGCTGAAGAAGTAGCTCCTGTTGCTGAAGAAACTGCTCCTGTTGCTGAAGAAACTGCTCCTGTTGCTGAAAAAGCAGCTCCTGTTGCTGAAGAAGCAGCTCCTGTTGCTGAAGAAACTGCTCCTGTTGCTGAAGAAACTGCTCCAGCCGCTGAAGAAACTGCTCCTGTTTCTGAAGAAACTGCTCCAGCCGCTGAAGAAGCAGCTCCTGTTGCTGAAGAAACTGCTCCAGCCGCTGAAGAAGCAGCTCCTGTTGCTGAAGAAGTTGATACAAATGCTTCCACTTATGAAGTTAAAGCGGGTGATTCATTAAGTAAAATTGCTGATTTATTCAATACATCTGTGAATAAAATTGCCGCACTCAATGAATTAACAAATTCTGAAACTTTATCTGTCGGACAAGTTCTCGCTGTAAAAGGTGAAGTTAAAGCCCCTACAGTTTCAGAAACACCAAAAGAAACAAAACCTGTTGCCGAAGAAAAAACGGAAGCTACAGTTAATACTAATGCTTCAACTTACAAAGTTAATGCTGGTGATACATTAGCAGTTATCGCTAGTCAATTTGGAACAACGACTTCTAAATTAGTCGCTCTTAATAACCTTTCAAATGCTAACTCGCTTACAGTAGGACAAACATTAAAAGTTAAAGGTTCAGTTCCAGCACCAACAGTTACTGCACCAAAACCTACACAAACAGTAGCTACACAAACACCTTCAACACAAACAGTAGCAAAACCTTCTGTATCAGCTTCAACTCATACTGTAAAATCTGGTGATTCATTAGGTAAAATCGCATCACAATATGGTGTATCTGTAAGTTATCTTGTTAACCGCAATAATCTTTCAAATGCTAACGATTTATCTGTCGGACAAGTACTTCAACTTAAAGGTGCTGCTTCATCATCAGTAACACCTAAACCAACTACACCTAAACCAACTACACCTACAACAACTTATAAACCTTCTAAGCCTTCTGCACCTTCAACAAGTGGCTTAAGTTTTAATACACTGTTTAGTTTTGCTCAACAATTCAGCGGTACTCCTTATGTTTGGGGCGGTACAACACCATCTGGATTTGATTGTTCAGGATTTACACAGTATGTTTACGGAAACTCAGGTGTTTCGTTAAACCGTACTGCTGGAGATCAAATGAACCAATCAACTAAAATTTCTGAAGGCCAAGCTAAACCCGGAGATTTAGTATTCTTCTCTTACAACGGTGGTTCTTCAATCGATCATGTTGGTATTTACATGGGTAACGGCCAAATGATCAATGCTCAAAATAATGGTGTTAAAATTGACAACATTCACGGAAACGGCTGGGGCGAGTTCCTTGTTGGATTCGGAACTGTTGGTAACTTTAACTAAACTAAATTATTATTCAAAAGCCACACATAATGTGTGGCTTTTTTTGTTGCTATCATCGTTGTAAATTTATTTGCTTACGAGGATAGTATGGGACGGAGCGAAAGCGAGTACCACTCCTTTGTTATCATCGTTGTAAATTTATTTGCTTACGAGGATAGTATGGGTGCTGACATTGTTGCGAATACATGAGCTTACAAAGACAGTATGGGTGCTGACATTGTTGCGAATATATGGGCTTACAAAGACAGTATGGGACGGAAATTTCCAAAGGAAATTGAGTACCACACCTTTTGTTAGTTGCTTGAGTACCATTCCTTTTGTTAGTTGCTGAATACCACACATTTTGGTAGTTGCTGAATACCACACATTTTGGT comes from Brochothrix thermosphacta DSM 20171 = FSL F6-1036 and encodes:
- a CDS encoding DEAD/DEAH box helicase, which translates into the protein MNIGKHNKQMTEYRRLARRVLKQSKLYTYFDDSEFSEQTAFWRIKYKEGQPLTEDDLVKSFALLREAIHRVIGFEAAYVQLIGALALEDGCIAEMKTGEGKTLVSLFVLYSEVLKGNKVHLMTANTYLAERDREEIGRILEFMGLTVTLNIAEASIGEKKAIYEGDVIYGTASEFGFDYLRDNMIKNNEDRVQTGLDFVLLDEADSILIDEARTPLIISSTKTEDLSLYQRANRLLSTFNQSDYNFDEIHHTVWLSENGIEKSEYFWQVKDLFSSENQHLIRATMTALRAHILMKKDKNYVVMDGKVVIVDENTGRAIPGRRYNDGIHQALEAKESVEINYESTTLATITIQNYFRMYQKVSGMTGTASTEAEEFHNIYNLDVVVIPTNMRINRKDKAEEIYRTREEQGKAIVQEVYHNLKEGRPSLVGTNSIQDSEWLGELLNIEGIPYNILNAKNHRLEAAIISKAGTVGTVTIATNMAGRGTDIKLDQASLKRGGLCVIGASRFDSRRIDLQLIGRSGRRGDPGYSKFILSLEDELLKQFDSKRWERYKLKKRELTYQPLKGKFIKKLMRNAQEAMEAHNFDVRKQLLQYDEILHVQSQTVYAERRKILDMTTTKAFTEAIMEEILTTIFIKEKTDEAKKVAIFDLFDGIALPLPVDELVDMGKREGVTFMLKWYNENRLRFNAYSINQMEREMFIETIDEQWIDYLYQVEAIKEGIGLRAYGQIDPLVTFQRETNILYNRFIEACNAAYVTKILTLPVPSSPAETTLALDINEVKRVMKELGIEADSEEESIRMLHESYNKK
- a CDS encoding LysM peptidoglycan-binding domain-containing protein, translated to MKKLTLSLASASIAATSIVAPTAAAASTDITVEKNDTLWDLANKHKTTVKDLKEINNLDSDNIQIGQQLKVAQNKDTYVVKSGDSLWKIAQANHTSVEELKNINKLTSNTIFVNQKLEIPGIDYVMDTTAVVQKTSDVSTSAQTPVAEEVAPVAEETAPVAEETAPVAEKAAPVAEEAAPVAEETAPVAEETAPAAEETAPVSEETAPAAEEAAPVAEETAPAAEEAAPVAEEVDTNASTYEVKAGDSLSKIADLFNTSVNKIAALNELTNSETLSVGQVLAVKGEVKAPTVSETPKETKPVAEEKTEATVNTNASTYKVNAGDTLAVIASQFGTTTSKLVALNNLSNANSLTVGQTLKVKGSVPAPTVTAPKPTQTVATQTPSTQTVAKPSVSASTHTVKSGDSLGKIASQYGVSVSYLVNRNNLSNANDLSVGQVLQLKGAASSSVTPKPTTPKPTTPTTTYKPSKPSAPSTSGLSFNTLFSFAQQFSGTPYVWGGTTPSGFDCSGFTQYVYGNSGVSLNRTAGDQMNQSTKISEGQAKPGDLVFFSYNGGSSIDHVGIYMGNGQMINAQNNGVKIDNIHGNGWGEFLVGFGTVGNFN